TGAAATAATCCGCCATTGGGGTCTCCATAAGAAAAGGCCCGACCGATGGCCGGGCGTGGGGTGTGATGGGTTGGGGTGATCAGGGGCGGCGGCGTCAGTCCGCGCCCATTGGGTTAGCCTTTGTCTGCAGGCGCGCATGGCTGGCCAGCATGGCGCGGTAAAACCGCTGGCGCGCGACGCGAAGCCCGCGCATGCGCCGCAAGCTGGGATGCAGCGCCCGGATCGCGGCGCGCAGCACAGTGCAGGGCCTGTCCTGAGGGGTTACCCCGAGATGTGCATAGAACGGGTCCATCACCATGACCCCTGCGCATAACTGGCGGGGCAAGCTTGCGGCGGGCCGGAGGGGGACAGGGCACCGCATGGGTTGTAATCGAGCAGGTTCGCGCGCGCGGCGGCGTCGAAGCAAAAGCTGCCATCTGCGGCACGGGTCGTTCCGGATGCCGCGCGCAAATCCTGCAGCACATCGCAGGCGATGCGCGTAATCGCGTGCCTGAGCGCCAGATTGCGGGGCGCAGGTGCTGGCTGGTCCAGCGCAACATAGGGGATGATCACGTCTGGACAGGGGCATTCCACATCACCCGCCCAGGCGGTGAGGCCTGTGATCAGGCAGATGTCATGATCACAGTGAAAGCTGACCATGACATGGGTGATACCGGCCTGGATCAGGTGATCATAAAGCCGGGTCATATTGGCGGCCATCAGCGCGGCGAGGCAAGCCTCGGCCTCGGCATGCCGGGCC
The nucleotide sequence above comes from Roseinatronobacter monicus. Encoded proteins:
- a CDS encoding DUF6878 family protein; this translates as MRQNTPTLPAPLPPARTDFHGLQARHAEAEACLAALMAANMTRLYDHLIQAGITHVMVSFHCDHDICLITGLTAWAGDVECPCPDVIIPYVALDQPAPAPRNLALRHAITRIACDVLQDLRAASGTTRAADGSFCFDAAARANLLDYNPCGALSPSGPPQACPASYAQGSW